ATCAGGTTCTGATTGATGTTTTGCTTTCCGCCCGATATGAGTTCAGTGCCGCCCTTGCCGGTCAGCGTGTCAGCAGGGATTTTGTCAGAATCCAGTTCCTGAATGCCTGGAAGAGGCTTGCACCAATTTTCAGAAAACAACTCTATTCAGCAGGCGGAGAAAATGGTCTGGGATTTCTGGCGTTTTTCACTGCGGCGGATGCCCTGGAGGTTTTTGATAAGATGGGGCCGACCATCGGTATTGAAATCAGTCGCCAGGGTCTGCTTCGACTGGCCAGGATGCTTGACAGCAAAGTGGGAAAATTGCGTTATGTTCCTGATGTGGATTCGAGATTGAGAAATCTCCTGGAACTTCCACGGATACAGGAAAGGAACCAATCTTTACCTTTGCCGGAAGAGCCGGGAATTGACCTGGATGACATGAAAAAGGAGCCAATCTCCTTTTTCAGAAATATGTTTGTTGCGCCTGTCTGTGCAGAATCTTTGCCCGGATTTAAGGAAATTCTCAAATGGAAAGTTCCGAAAAAGAATATTGAAAGGTATGTCCTGCGGGTGAGAAAGGTTCTGGATGGAGCCATTGGGCAGCTTCTTGCCCGGGAGCAGATTTCAAAATCCCTGCATGGCGCATTCAGAGAGATGATAAATGCCATGGCCTGGCAGGAAAGCTGTCTGAGACAGTTTGTGGTGAAAAACAGAAAACTGACCTATCTTCTCTCCTACAACAGGTCTTCGGTGGGAATTATGCAGGTCAATGAACGGGTGTGGCGCGGGCTGTATGATCGTGGCAGACTTCGATGGGATATCCGCTATAATGCCCTCGCCGGTTGTGAGATCGCTGATCTTTATCTGCGCAAATATGTGCTTGCCGGGCAGAAGGAACCGGCCCTGGATAAAGATTTGATGGTTCGAACAGTGTATGCCATGTATAACGGCGGTCCCGGTCAATATAAGAAATTTCTTACCAGGGAGAAAAAGAAGAGACATTTTCGCAGTGACCTCCTTTTTGCCGAAAAACTGGGCTGGGTCCGGTCCGGGAAATGGCAGAACCTTTCCCGTTGTCTCCTTGGCGGATAATGGAAACAGATCATAGGCTCCTCGTCTGATTTTCACGGGTAACCAGATTGGAAATTATAAATTGTTGTGTTTTGAGGAAATGTATATTGACAAACTGTGATGTATATGTACAATTGAAAGAAATGTACATATACATATGGAGAATAGCATGGAACTGACGGAGAAGCAGCGGCGGTTTTTTTCTTATCTGACAGATCGGATAGCCGAAGATGGTCGTGTTCCGAGCCTGCGCGAGGCGGCCCGGGACCTCGGTGTGAGCCATACAGCAGTTGCCCAGTTGATGTTGCAGCTGGAGAGAAAGGGTGTGGTTGAGCGGGAAGGACGTTATGGCCGGACCGTTCGCCTGTTTCCCGACTCCCGTGGTACCACAAAAGGATTGGGACGTGAGTTGCCTGTTGTCGGTCGGATTTCCGCCGGACTGCCCATGTATGCCCAGCAGGAATGGGAAGGGACGGTGGTGGTTGATCCCACCATTTTCCGTGGAGAAAATCTGTTCTGCCTGCGGATCAGGGGAGAATCCATGCGGGACGCGGGCATTTTTGATGGGGATCTGGTCGTGTGTGAACCGAGGCAATATGCGGAAAACGGCGAGATTGTCGCGGTGCTGGTCAAGGGTGAGGAGGCTACCGTTAAGCGGTTTTTTCTCTATGTTGATCACATAGAGTTGCGACCTGAAAACAGTGAATATCCAGTCATGTGCTACCCTTTCAGTGAGGTTCTGGTGCAGGGGAAAGTGACAGGAGTTATCCGGGGAAAGAACAGCAGGTTTGATGGTGAAACGAAATAAACCGGCATGGCCGGATTTTAAGGCTCAGCCCCGACAGGCAAATGAAAATCCGACTGCAGCGGTACGACCTTCAGCAGTGGGATATACAGATAAACCAGCATGGCCGGATTTTAAGGCTCAGCCCCGACAGGCAAATGAAAATCCGACTGCAGCGAAACGGCCTCCCACGGTGAAATTCTCGGACAGGGAAGGAGAGGTGGATATCGGCACCTGTGGGTATTCATACAGGGAGTGGGTGGACAGCGGTTTTTATCCGGCCGGCACAAAGAGCAGTGAAATGCTGGCCCGGTACGGTCGTTTCTTTTCCGTGGTTGAACTGAACTATACCTGGTATCAGATGGCTCGGGAAGAGGCCATTGCACGTATGGTGGAAAAGGCGCCTGGCCATTTGCGTTTTGCCGCCAAACTGACCCGCACCATGACCCATGAACGTGTTGATGACTGGCAGCGGGAGTTGAAAGATTATATCCGGGGAATCTCGCCCCTGGGAAAACGGCTGCTCGCTGTTCTGATACAACTTCCACCTGATTTTGACAGAACAGTTGCCCATCGCAGCTACCTGGCGGCTCTGCTGGATGGCCTCTCTTCACTGCCGGTGGCGGTGGAGTTCCGCCATCCCTCTTGGGCCCGGGACAGTGTTTTTGCCGAACTGGAAAGGCGCCGGGTCAGCCTGGTCACCGTTGACTGCCCCCTGCTGCCGGATCTCTTTCCGCCTCTTGATGTGGTAACTCATCCGGGTCTTTTTTATATCCGTTTTCATGGGCGGAACAGGGTGGGATGGCGTTCTGCCAATATGCAGAAAAAATTTCACTATGACTATTCAACTGAAGAACTGCATCGATATGCGGATGATCGTATCAGACCAATGATGAGTAAGGCAGCACGGGGCCTGCTCTTCTTCAACAATCATGTGGGGGCTCACGCCCCCCGCAACGCCCAGAAGCTGGCCCGCATTCTCGCAGGGAAATAACCCGTATGAAAAACACGGGATAAGAGGAAGGATCTATGGGAGCAGGATTCGGGTTGCGTGAGAGGTCCGTTCTCCATCTGAACGTGGCCGATTTTGCGGTATCTGTTGAGCGGGTGGTGGATTGTACTCTGCGGGGACGGCCCCTTATCATAGCTCCCAGGGGAGTGCGAACGGTCGTTTATGATATGAGTGAGGAGGCATACAGAGACGGCGTGCGCAAAGGTATGGGGCTGCAGCATGCCATGAAAAGATGCAGACGGGCGATGTTGCTGCCTCCGCGTCCCCGGCTTTACAGAAAGGCAATGGTTGCCTTTTTCAAAGAAGTTCGCAGCTATTCGCCCCTGGTGGAGAGTGGTGGCATAGATGGTCATTTTTTTGTCGATGTGACGGGAACCCACCGACTCCATGGTCCACCCCCGGATGTGGGACTGCGTCTTCGCCGGTATGCCCGTAATCATCTCGGTATTAATCCCATCTGGTCTCTGGGATCCAGTAGACTGGTGGCGAAGGTGGCTTCCCGCCTGGTAAAACCGGTGGGGGAATATATTGTCGCTCCCGGTGAAGAAACCGATTTTCTGGCACCTCTGCCGGTGGATCTTCTGCCGGGTTTGACCGGGATGGAGTTACGGAAGATAAAGGAGTTGCAATTGATGACTGTCGGTTCCCTGGCCGGTCTGACCAGGGAGCAGCTTATGGTGGTCTTTACTGATCGTTTTGATCATCTTTATAATATCAGCAGGGGGATTGATACCACTGTGATCGGTATGAAGGCTGGTGGGGATGCTGTGAAGTGTGAGCACATTTTTGAAAATGATACCAATAACCGGCATGACGTGGAAAGGGCGATCAGTCATCTGGTTGACCGGGTCGGATACAGACTTCGCGCAAAACGGCAGGTGGCAGGACGTGTGGGTATTCGGCTGCGGTACTCCGATGGTCGTCAGTTGCTGCGTAGTGCCTCCTTGCGCCGGGGAAGCAACAGTGATTTTGTTTTGCACAGACAGGCGCTTGTTGCCCTGCAACGGGTTTGGCTCAGGCGGACGCGGATCAGGAGTTGTCTGCTGATCTGTGATCGATTGCAGAAACAGTCTCCCCAGCTGTCACTTTTCCCTGAGGTTGAAAATTGCTGCAGGCGGGAACTGCTTGATGCCATGGATGCGATTCGCAGCCGTTTCGGTGAAGACGTGGTGCGAAGGGGCGGGGTGAAGAGGGTTTGTAACCCGTCGGGATCGTAATGTTTCTTCTTGGTGTCCGTTCCAGTTATTCTCTCCTGCGGGGAACAACTTCTCCCACGCGTCTCTGCCGTCTGGTGAAAAAACTCGGTTATTCGGGAATCGGGCTGGCCGACCGTGATAACCTGTACGGCTTATGGAATTTTTTGAGAGGGTGCAGGATCGAGGGGCTTTGTCCGGTAATCGGTGCGCAGGTAACGGAACCCGGTTCTTCGGATTTCGTTACCTGCCTGGTTAAAAATAACCGGGGTATCGTTCCCTCTGCGCTCTTTTAACCGATCGTCATTGCGGCAGGAATTTCAGTTTTTCCAGGGATCTGCCGGTTTGGTGCGATGGGTTGATTGTTCTCTGCCGGACGCCTGAACTGTTGAGGGAATTACACTCCAGGGGAATGGATGTTGCCGCTGATCTGGGGGATCAGTCAGTGCGAGGGGCGGATTTTGCGGCAACAGGCAAGAGAACTCGGTGTTGCTGCTGTGGCAACGGCTGATTGTGATGCTGCCGGCAGAGATGATTTTCACCTTGCCTGCCTGTTGCGGGCTGTGCGTAAGGGGCAACTATTGGAGAAGTTCGGGACAGTTTGAGAGGGGTGGAACAGGAAGGGATTGTTTTTCCCCTGGAGTTCTCTGAAAAATTCGCCATCTGGCCTGAGGTGATCAAGGCAACGGCTGAACTGGCGGCACGCTGTCGGTTTACTGGTCCGAATTTCGGTATTGTCATGCCTCCATGGCGCAACGGCCGGGATAATTCTCCCGCCGGAGCTCTCAGGCTGGAGGCATATCGGGGGCCAGGCGCAGGTATGGGGATGATCTCGGGGAACCGGTTATAGAGAGGCTTGAACATGAACTGCGGATTATTGAACAAATGGGGTTTTCCTCCTATTTTCTTGTTGTACGGGATATTGTTCATCCCGAAGGAGAGGATGGCAGACGAAAAAAACGCAGGATCTGCGGCCGTGGATCCGGGGCGGCTTCCCTGGTCGCCTACTGCCTGGAGATTACCAATGTCTGTCCCTTGAAATATAACCTCTACTTTGAGCGGTTTCTTAATCCTGAAAGGATTGATCCACCCGACATTGATATCGATTTCGCCTGGGACGAGCGGGATGAGGTACTGGATGAAGTTCTGCAGAAGTTCCAGGGACATGCAGCCATGGTGTGTAATCATGTTTTTTTTAAACCGAGAATGGCAATTCGGGAGACAGCCAAAGCTTTTGGACTTCCCGATCATGAAATTTCGGAGGTCACCGGGCGCCTGCCCTGGGTCAGCAGGAATGAAGGAGAGGGGCTGGAGACGTGTTTGCGTGCGCTTCCCTCTTTTCGTGGAAAGGAGTTTCTCCCCCCTGGCCGGAGATTTTAGAGCTGGCGGAAAAACTGGTGGGTCTGCCTCGATATCTGTCAGTTCACCCCGGAGGTGTGGTGATAACTCCGGAGCCGATCAACAGGTATGTTCCCGTGGAATATGCAGCCAAAGGAGTGCCTGTCATTCAATGGGAGAAGGATGGTGCTGAAGAGGCGGGACTGGTCAAGATAGATATTCTGGGCAACAGAAACCTCGGTGTGATTCGTGATTGTGTGGAGGCGATCAATGAAAACGATCAGATAGTGCGGGAGGAATACTGGCAGCCCGAGGATGATGAGACTACCAGGCAGGCGGTTGCCCGGGGAGAAACCATGGGTTGTTTTTATATCGAAAGCCCTGCCATGCGTCTACTCCAGAAAAAAGCAGGTCGGGGGATTTCGAACAGCTGGTGATCCAGTCCTCCATTATCCGTCCGGCAGCCAATGAATTTGTGCGGGAATATGTGCGGCGCCTCCATGGCGGTGACTGGCAGCCACTTTGCTTTCGGCTTGGAGACGTACTTGATGAAACCTATGGGCTGATGGTTTATCAGGAGGATGTTTCCAGGGTGGCGGTAGCCATGGCAGGTTTCAGCCATGGTGAAGCTGATGGATTGCGGAAAATCATGTCAAAAAAGGACAGGGAACACCGGTTGAAACATTACCGGAGTCGTTTTTTTGCGGGTTGTGCGGAAAACCATGTCGCATTGGAGGATACGGAAGAAATGTGGCGGATGATGATGAGCTTTGACGGGTATTCATTTTGTAAACCTCATTCCGCCTCCTATGCCAGAGTCTCTTTTCAGGCTGCCTGGCTTAAATGTCATTTTCCTGCGGAATTCATGGCGGCGGTGATTTCCAACCGGGGTGGTTATTACTCTGTCTTTGCCTATGTTTCAGAGGCAAAACGATTGGGCCTGAAAATTCTCCATCCAGACGTTCGGTACAGCGAAATTGTCTGGACGGGGAAAAATAACTGGATCCGGGTGGGATTGCAGGGGCTGCATGGATTGTCCATCGGGTGTATGGAACGGATTATCATGGAGAGAAAAAAAAGTGATTTTGCCAGTATTTCTGATTTTTTCTGCCGCATCAACCCTGCCGACAATGAGGTCAGTGTACTGGTGCACGGAGGGGCCCTGGACGGACTGGCGGGGGATTTAAATCGTTCGGAACTGCTCTGGCAGTGGGCGGGATATAAGGCCGCAAGACAAAATAATCCCCGCTCTCTGTTGTTTCCGATCAGTTTGCCACCTCCACCTTCTCTTCCTGCACCCGATGAGCAGACCCGTTTGCGGCGGGAATTTTCGGCACTCGGATTTCTCTGTGATATTCATCCTCTGGAGTGTATTGTCAGGCCGGAGAAAAACCTTGTCAAAGGGTGTGACCTTGGCAATTACAGAGGACAGCAGGTAAATATTGCGGCATGGCTGTTGACTGGAAAACTTGTATCGACTAAAAGTGGCGAGGTGATGGAATTTTTGACCTTTGAAGATGAAACGGCTGTCTTTGAGACGACTTTTTTCCCACAGGTTTATCATCGTTATGCGTCTGTTTTACCTGGTGGAAGGCCGTATGTCCTGTCCGGACTGGTGGAGGAGGATTATGGAGCGTTGACCTTAACTGTGGAAAGGATGAAACCATTATTTTGAACCACCCTTGAGACGGTGTTTTTGACAGAGTGGCAGGGGGCTGCAATGTTTGGCTGTTTTTTATAATGAATGGGATATGTTTGTTTTATTAATATATTACCTAAATCCTGCACTTCGGGAATAAAGAAAAAATATTTATACTGTATAAACATATAGTTATCGTATCGCAGTAGGGGCTATACTACTCACTATCAGAGTGAGATTGTTTTTTCTTTATTCCCTTGCCCTGGGGGATTGGCAATTTTATCGAATCTGCTTCGTTATCAAGTGCTTGAAGTATGTTAATACGTCTGCGCCCTTGATGCCTCGCATCTCCGAAAACTTGCCAATTGCAGGATTTAGGTATTACCTGAAACAAAACCGTAAAACCGCCACGGATTCGGGAATACGTTAATATGAGATAAAATAAAAATATCATGGGTGAAGAACTGTTTTCTCAATTGTATCGGCAAAAAATATCCTGACAGCAGGGAGTGATTTTGGTTTTCAAAACCTGCAAAGTATCGTATAAGGATAAGATGTACTTTCCTCTCACAATATATCGGGTTGAATGGATAAGAAAAAACGTATTCTTATAATAGATGATGAGCCTACGGCTCTTGAGGTCCTCACCAAGATTCTCCAGTACGAGGGGTATGATGTGGTTACCGCCGCAAATGGTGCTGAAGGTGTGGACCTGTTTCGCAAAACACCCTGTGACCTTGTTATTACAGATATGGTTATGCCGGTAAAAGACGGCCTGCAGACCATACTTGACCTCCGGGAAGACGTTCCTGATCTTCCTGTTATCGCCATCTCCGGTGGCGGTGCTATTTCCAAAGAGCGATATCTTGCCGTGGCTGGTTATCTTGAGCGCGTCGCTACCATCGCAAAACCTTTTTCCGTAGAATCAATAATTAAAACAGTAGCAGATCTTCTTGCCCCTGAAGGTAAGGATGTGTAGAATTCAGGCCCCATGTAATTCTGAAAATACACAACATCGGTACAGAATTGACCGTAACTGCTGTTTTGTGTACAATTGTGCCATTGGTCTGGTGTGAATTCGGTTAAATAAACAGTGTCCTGGCAGGGGGCTTTTTAACAGGGGTGATTTATGGTTTCGGACGTGGAAGTGAGTATGACCCTCAACTATGTCATTGACTCCAGCAGTTTTAAATTCAGGGAAAGGCCGGCCATCGGTATGGCCATGGAAAAACCCCTGACTTATGGGGAGTTCCATAGGCGAATAATCGCCCTTGCAAAACGAATGCAGGATGAGGGGATCAAAAAAGGGGATCGCATAGCCATTCTCAGTGAAAATTCCCATAACTGGGGAATTGCCTACCTGGCCATTGTTCGAATAGGTGCGGTGGCTGTTCCGATTCTTCCCGATCTGCCTGAGAGTGATGTTCATCATATTCTCAAGGAAATGCAGATCAAGGTTCTTTTTACAACCCAGAAACAGATAGAAAAAGTATATGAGCTGAGTGAAGAACTGAAAGGACCAATTATTACTCTGGATGACTATGAAGCGGTCATCGGTGTTATTTCGGTGACTCCCTTTTCAGTGTATTTGGAGGAGGCTCTGACTGCTCTCAGGGAAAATCTTGAAGATCCAGTTTTTCCTGTCGTTGAAGAAGATGATATCGCGGCTATTCTCTATACCTCCGGTACGTCAGGTTACTCAAAAGCGGTTATGCTGAGCCATAAGAACCTGACCTCAAACGCCTATGCGGCATCGAGCCTGATGGAGATTAAACCCGGTTCGACCTGGCTGTCCATCCTCCCCATGTCCCATACCTATGAATTTACCTGCGGGTTTATCCTGCCTCTGCTTTTTGGTTGCCGTATAGCCTATGCGGGAAAGTCTCCAACTCCTGCCATTCTTCAGAAACTGTGCAGTTATGAGAGACCTTTTGTGATTTTTGCCGTTCCGTTGGTTCTGGAAAAGATCTATAAAAAACGGGTTCTGCCACAGATTGAAAGGAGCAGGCTGCTCAGTCTTATATGCAAAGTTGGTGTCGGGAGAAAATTTATTTATCGGAAAATAGGAAAAAAACTGCTGACTTTTTTCGGCGGAAACCTGGGGCTTATGGGTATTGGCGGTGCCGCGTTGAATCCTGATGTGGAACGTT
The DNA window shown above is from Desulfomarina profundi and carries:
- a CDS encoding AMP-binding protein translates to MVSDVEVSMTLNYVIDSSSFKFRERPAIGMAMEKPLTYGEFHRRIIALAKRMQDEGIKKGDRIAILSENSHNWGIAYLAIVRIGAVAVPILPDLPESDVHHILKEMQIKVLFTTQKQIEKVYELSEELKGPIITLDDYEAVIGVISVTPFSVYLEEALTALRENLEDPVFPVVEEDDIAAILYTSGTSGYSKAVMLSHKNLTSNAYAASSLMEIKPGSTWLSILPMSHTYEFTCGFILPLLFGCRIAYAGKSPTPAILQKLCSYERPFVIFAVPLVLEKIYKKRVLPQIERSRLLSLICKVGVGRKFIYRKIGKKLLTFFGGNLGLMGIGGAALNPDVERFLYEAEFPYLIGYGMTESSPLIAGGPKNDKTIVIGSTGKPLPGVEVKIAEPDSETGIGEICVCGPNVMKGYYNDEESTRKALGRDGWLATGDLGYLDDLGNLHVCGRSKNVIIMANGENIYPEAIEHKINACHWVVESLVIENSGRLEAWIYPDYEFVDDQTAGRSRAERRAYIEELLETMRSEINEELSKTSRIAKVFERREPFIKTATHKIKRYLYDGHAILG
- the lexA gene encoding transcriptional repressor LexA; translated protein: MELTEKQRRFFSYLTDRIAEDGRVPSLREAARDLGVSHTAVAQLMLQLERKGVVEREGRYGRTVRLFPDSRGTTKGLGRELPVVGRISAGLPMYAQQEWEGTVVVDPTIFRGENLFCLRIRGESMRDAGIFDGDLVVCEPRQYAENGEIVAVLVKGEEATVKRFFLYVDHIELRPENSEYPVMCYPFSEVLVQGKVTGVIRGKNSRFDGETK
- a CDS encoding lytic transglycosylase domain-containing protein encodes the protein MVQKGGLFAELLSEVESVYEPAGENRPLTSAEIEDLVGLWETWDAFLVQLVTAIAGYSTADSEHQVLIDVLLSARYEFSAALAGQRVSRDFVRIQFLNAWKRLAPIFRKQLYSAGGENGLGFLAFFTAADALEVFDKMGPTIGIEISRQGLLRLARMLDSKVGKLRYVPDVDSRLRNLLELPRIQERNQSLPLPEEPGIDLDDMKKEPISFFRNMFVAPVCAESLPGFKEILKWKVPKKNIERYVLRVRKVLDGAIGQLLAREQISKSLHGAFREMINAMAWQESCLRQFVVKNRKLTYLLSYNRSSVGIMQVNERVWRGLYDRGRLRWDIRYNALAGCEIADLYLRKYVLAGQKEPALDKDLMVRTVYAMYNGGPGQYKKFLTREKKKRHFRSDLLFAEKLGWVRSGKWQNLSRCLLGG
- a CDS encoding response regulator; translation: MDKKKRILIIDDEPTALEVLTKILQYEGYDVVTAANGAEGVDLFRKTPCDLVITDMVMPVKDGLQTILDLREDVPDLPVIAISGGGAISKERYLAVAGYLERVATIAKPFSVESIIKTVADLLAPEGKDV
- a CDS encoding PHP domain-containing protein, with the translated sequence MFLLGVRSSYSLLRGTTSPTRLCRLVKKLGYSGIGLADRDNLYGLWNFLRGCRIEGLCPVIGAQVTEPGSSDFVTCLVKNNRGIVPSALF
- a CDS encoding DNA polymerase Y family protein, with the protein product MGAGFGLRERSVLHLNVADFAVSVERVVDCTLRGRPLIIAPRGVRTVVYDMSEEAYRDGVRKGMGLQHAMKRCRRAMLLPPRPRLYRKAMVAFFKEVRSYSPLVESGGIDGHFFVDVTGTHRLHGPPPDVGLRLRRYARNHLGINPIWSLGSSRLVAKVASRLVKPVGEYIVAPGEETDFLAPLPVDLLPGLTGMELRKIKELQLMTVGSLAGLTREQLMVVFTDRFDHLYNISRGIDTTVIGMKAGGDAVKCEHIFENDTNNRHDVERAISHLVDRVGYRLRAKRQVAGRVGIRLRYSDGRQLLRSASLRRGSNSDFVLHRQALVALQRVWLRRTRIRSCLLICDRLQKQSPQLSLFPEVENCCRRELLDAMDAIRSRFGEDVVRRGGVKRVCNPSGS
- a CDS encoding DUF72 domain-containing protein, coding for MVKRNKPAWPDFKAQPRQANENPTAAVRPSAVGYTDKPAWPDFKAQPRQANENPTAAKRPPTVKFSDREGEVDIGTCGYSYREWVDSGFYPAGTKSSEMLARYGRFFSVVELNYTWYQMAREEAIARMVEKAPGHLRFAAKLTRTMTHERVDDWQRELKDYIRGISPLGKRLLAVLIQLPPDFDRTVAHRSYLAALLDGLSSLPVAVEFRHPSWARDSVFAELERRRVSLVTVDCPLLPDLFPPLDVVTHPGLFYIRFHGRNRVGWRSANMQKKFHYDYSTEELHRYADDRIRPMMSKAARGLLFFNNHVGAHAPRNAQKLARILAGK